A DNA window from Synergistota bacterium contains the following coding sequences:
- a CDS encoding branched-chain amino acid ABC transporter permease, with protein sequence MGIIDLFQQLANGLSLGSLYALVAIGYTMVYGIIRLINFAHGDIMMIGCYLAYFGVLMFHLPWQISWILAVSLTSLLGVSIYLGAYKPLRRAPRISALITAIGVSFLLESLGLVIFGGRPRAFPRPAILDIGINVGGVYMISFTLLIPLMTGLLLLGLIYLVYRTKIGMAMRAVATDIETTSLMGVDVDKVISFTFAVGSALAAAGGIMWAIKFPQINPYMGIMPGLKAFIAAVFGGIGNIFGAMLGGFLLGMIEILIVAFMPSIAGYRDAIAFSILVAVLLFKPTGLLGETLREKV encoded by the coding sequence TTGGGGATTATCGATTTATTTCAACAACTAGCTAATGGTTTATCCTTAGGAAGTTTGTATGCTCTTGTAGCAATAGGTTATACTATGGTTTATGGGATAATAAGACTTATAAACTTTGCGCATGGGGATATTATGATGATAGGCTGCTACTTAGCCTATTTTGGTGTACTTATGTTTCACTTACCATGGCAGATATCTTGGATCTTAGCTGTATCTTTAACGAGTCTTTTAGGAGTATCCATATACCTTGGGGCTTATAAGCCTTTAAGGAGAGCTCCAAGAATTTCCGCTTTGATAACAGCTATAGGGGTTTCTTTTCTATTAGAAAGTCTTGGACTTGTTATATTTGGTGGTCGGCCCAGGGCTTTTCCTAGACCGGCGATTCTTGATATAGGGATAAATGTTGGTGGAGTGTATATGATATCTTTTACGCTTTTAATTCCGCTCATGACTGGGTTGCTCCTCTTGGGGTTAATATACTTAGTCTATAGGACTAAGATAGGTATGGCGATGAGAGCGGTAGCAACTGACATAGAAACCACGAGCCTCATGGGCGTGGATGTGGATAAAGTTATATCTTTCACTTTTGCTGTAGGATCTGCCCTTGCTGCTGCAGGAGGTATAATGTGGGCTATAAAATTTCCTCAAATTAATCCATACATGGGTATAATGCCAGGCTTGAAGGCTTTTATAGCAGCAGTTTTTGGTGGTATAGGAAATATCTTTGGAGCCATGTTGGGGGGTTTCCTTCTTGGGATGATCGAGATTTTGATAGTTGCTTTTATGCCAAGTATTGCAGGTTATAGAGATGCAATTGCCTTTAGCATATTAGTAGCGGTACTTCTTTTTAAACCGACAGGACTTTTAGGAGAAACGCT
- a CDS encoding ABC transporter substrate-binding protein, translating into MKRLWLLVIVGVIFSSFSVAWATDKIRIGVVLPMTGPVAAYGQMEWAGIQVAKELVPTILGKEVELVLVDSKGDKVEGANAVERLIKLEKVCAIIGEAISSVTMSGGAVAEQYGVPMISPTATNPLVTQGKKYIFRVCFIDPFQGQIAAKYAYETLKVRKVALVIDVQQDYCVGLANFFEENFKKLGGEIVAKAQYRTGDQDFTAQVTAVKAKEPDMIYIPGYYSEIALFTKQARELGVKSIVFSADGSYAPELIQIGGKAVEGIYFTNFYDQSAVATDIGKKFVESYRKRFGRDTDSFAALAAEAYFVLAHAINKAGEADPKKIRDALEGIKNFTGLMGEFGFDENHNAIRPVVIQTVKDGKFAYVGIVKP; encoded by the coding sequence TTGAAGCGACTGTGGTTATTAGTTATTGTGGGCGTGATTTTTTCTTCTTTCTCTGTAGCTTGGGCTACCGATAAGATTCGTATCGGTGTAGTTCTACCTATGACTGGTCCTGTAGCAGCTTATGGGCAGATGGAGTGGGCTGGTATACAGGTGGCTAAGGAGCTGGTTCCTACAATATTGGGTAAGGAAGTTGAACTTGTCTTGGTAGATAGTAAAGGAGATAAGGTTGAGGGAGCTAATGCGGTTGAGAGGCTTATAAAGCTTGAAAAGGTTTGTGCCATCATTGGTGAAGCTATTAGTTCTGTTACAATGTCTGGAGGGGCTGTGGCTGAGCAATATGGTGTTCCTATGATTTCTCCAACTGCTACTAATCCTTTAGTTACGCAGGGTAAAAAGTATATTTTCCGAGTATGTTTTATAGATCCTTTCCAGGGGCAAATTGCTGCAAAGTATGCATATGAGACTTTGAAGGTTCGCAAAGTTGCTTTAGTTATCGATGTTCAGCAGGATTACTGTGTCGGTTTAGCTAACTTCTTCGAGGAGAATTTTAAAAAACTTGGTGGAGAGATAGTTGCAAAAGCTCAGTATAGAACGGGAGATCAAGATTTTACAGCTCAGGTTACAGCTGTTAAGGCCAAGGAGCCGGACATGATATATATCCCTGGGTATTATTCTGAGATAGCTCTCTTTACTAAACAGGCTCGTGAGTTAGGAGTTAAGTCTATTGTCTTCTCTGCTGATGGTTCTTATGCTCCGGAATTGATACAGATAGGGGGTAAAGCTGTTGAAGGAATATACTTTACTAACTTTTACGATCAAAGTGCTGTAGCAACTGATATAGGTAAAAAGTTTGTAGAGAGTTATCGTAAAAGGTTTGGCAGAGATACGGACTCTTTTGCAGCTTTAGCTGCTGAGGCCTATTTTGTATTAGCTCATGCCATTAATAAAGCTGGGGAAGCCGATCCCAAGAAGATAAGAGACGCCTTAGAGGGCATTAAAAACTTTACTGGCCTTATGGGAGAGTTTGGTTTTGATGAGAATCATAACGCTATAAGACCTGTTGTAATTCAAACAGTTAAGGATGGCAAATTTGCCTATGTTGGCATAGTTAAACCTTAG